The DNA window CATCCATCGCGACATCGATAACGGCAGCCGGTCTGTGGCCATTCGTGCGAAGAAACGGATGGGCGGGCTCAGGTTGCTCAGCACGCTGGTGCCTTGACGCGGGACATTGCACGCCACAAAGACGATGCGTCGCACACGGCAGGATCCGAGCTCGGCAGCCACACCGGGAACGATGATCCCCGCTAAGGAGTGCGCCACCAGCACCACGTGATCGACACCCGCCGCCTCGATCTGTCGCACGATCGAGGCGACGCACTGACCGACGGTCAGGGCCCGCAGGTCTCCGGGAATCCGCTGGCGCCCCGGCAGATTAGGCGTGATCACCCGCACCTGAGGGGCGCTGCGCTCGATCGCATCGACTGTTGGCTGCCAACACCTGCTGTCGTACTTGCCCCCATGGATGAGTACCAGCGCAGGGCGACGCGCGTGAGGATCGCAGACTCCGCCGGCACGGATCACGTCAGCTACGGTGAACGCTCCCTTCTCATACCTTGCCGCGGAGGCCCTGCCCCGGCAGATCATCGATGCCTTCCACGATCCCGCCTACTTCGGTCAGAATCGCCGTGGTGGGCCGACTGGGTAGCGGTGCGCTCCGTTCAAGGCGGACTCTAGCGTCCCCGCAGGCCCAGAGCCGTGCTGTTCCGCGCCGCGATCCCCGCTGAACGGGCAAAGACCGGTCCCGCAGCCGTGCTGGCGAAAGTGGTCATTATCGGCGCGGGGACAGCTCGGACGTGCTGGTCGCTGCTGTTCGCCGGTCACGATACGTAGTTTTCGACATCGAAAGGGCGTCGAATACTGCGCCAGTACAACACATTTGCGGCCTACAGAAACTGGTCCGCTATCGATCGTGATCGTCGACCTTTTTCCGTCACTCAGGCATCTCCCGGGAGCCTTATAGCCCCAAGGTCAACCGAGACAGAAACGTCAAGAATCAAGCGACGCTGAACAACTCCACTTCAGAGGCTGGTTTCCCGCCCTATCACACCCCGCCCACCGGGTGTGCGACTGTAGGTCCAAGAATTCCGTCATCTGCACGCCTCATCTGGGTGCCTAACCCGCCGATTGGCCGAGCAGGGCAGGGAAAACGCACTCGGTGTCTATGTTGGGGCTGCAGAGCGCCCGATCTCGCTCGGTGAGCGCTCGAGCGTACTTTCGCGGGCTCTCCCGGACATAATCGGTTAGGCGCCGGCTCCGATGACGTTCTGGCCCTTGCCTATTGCGGCGGATTGCCAGGCGGCGGGTAGACACCCCGCAGGATCCAGGGGAACCAATTGATGCCGAACTCGAGCTCGTCGCTGGCGTCATAGTCGGGGCTGGGATCGAGCGGTATATTGGTCTCGCTTTGCGCGGCGCCCATGGGCGACACTGCATTTGCTCCGGTGCCGGCAGGCTGTGGGGGCTGTCCATAAACAGCCACGACCACGGTGCGATCCGGGCTGTTTTCGGACCAGACTCCCATTTGGGAATTGGCACAGTTGGACATGATGGCGTTGTAGGCCGGGTTGTAGTACCACCGGTTGATCAAATCATTGCCGCTGATTGCGATGGATTGGTTGATCGCCACCGTTTCCGTGGCCTGACCGTGGAAGCCAGCCGCGTTCGCGCGGTCCTGGGGGGTGGACCCGTCTGAGCCGATGTCGCCGTCGAGATTGCGGTTGTTCAGCACATCCCTACTGTGGCGCTGCGCGGCGAGTTGCAGCTGTGGGTTGATCCTGACGTCGTTGGTGCAGCCTGCCTGATGCTGCATGGTGTAGACATTAGCAACGACACCGTCGTTGAGCCGTTTGTTGTTCGGTATGAGCGTGTTGTTGTCATTATCCGCATGCGCGGCAGGGACATACAGCAGAGTGCTTGTGGCGACCACCAAGACGTGCAGAGTTAGCGGCCGATACTTCATGTCATTTCCTC is part of the Mycobacterium mantenii genome and encodes:
- a CDS encoding alpha/beta fold hydrolase, whose amino-acid sequence is MIRAGGVCDPHARRPALVLIHGGKYDSRCWQPTVDAIERSAPQVRVITPNLPGRQRIPGDLRALTVGQCVASIVRQIEAAGVDHVVLVAHSLAGIIVPGVAAELGSCRVRRIVFVACNVPRQGTSVLSNLSPPIRFFARMATDRLPLSMSRWMFCGGMTPAQHRFAGEVLVPEATTLIREPVDRSRMPSDIRRTWVLTRNDRTVSVRHQRRFIRNLGGVREVIEMHTCHNAMISQSSKLASILTSRL
- a CDS encoding CAP domain-containing protein; its protein translation is MKYRPLTLHVLVVATSTLLYVPAAHADNDNNTLIPNNKRLNDGVVANVYTMQHQAGCTNDVRINPQLQLAAQRHSRDVLNNRNLDGDIGSDGSTPQDRANAAGFHGQATETVAINQSIAISGNDLINRWYYNPAYNAIMSNCANSQMGVWSENSPDRTVVVAVYGQPPQPAGTGANAVSPMGAAQSETNIPLDPSPDYDASDELEFGINWFPWILRGVYPPPGNPPQ